In a single window of the Gossypium hirsutum isolate 1008001.06 chromosome D02, Gossypium_hirsutum_v2.1, whole genome shotgun sequence genome:
- the LOC121214541 gene encoding uncharacterized protein — MSQDTEQNVVGRPERQPVRNIAPGGGGVPDLGQQALLREFQQMLRNELESIKERLDRVEGGPTREGTPQGLRRERGRARPFVDDPFEPSEEESDQALDPNERRRGQRNRGPRDRGQVDDDLKGIKLSIPPFHGKSDPEAYLEWERKIEVIFECHNYSERKKVKLPAIEFSNYAMVWWDQLTTSRRRNGERPISSWTEMKVVMRKRFIPSYYYRELYQKLQNLTQGNRSVEDYFKEMEIAMIRANVDEDREATMARFLAGLNRDIANVVELQHYVEVVDMVSKPVGETSKGKEVVMPNRSREIKCFKCLGRGHIASQCPNRTNMILRANGEIESEEDDDEEPDETVEEEDELEYAVDGEILVIKRSLSLQSVENEQQRENIFHTRCHVQGKVCSLIVDGGSCTNVASTLMVEKLGLPTTKHPQPYKLQRLNDGGELKVTKQVLVPFTIGKYFDKVLCDVVPMHAGHMLLGRPWQFDRKAIHDRFTNHYTFKFEGKNVTLVPMTPRQVYEDQLKLRESFEKFRENEKESEKHTEKRKKNF, encoded by the exons ATGTCTCAAGATACCGAGCAAAATGTGGTGGGAAGACCTGAAAGGCAACCGGTAAGAAATATCGCACCGGGAGGAGGAGGAGTTCCCGATTTAGGCCAACAAGCCCTCTTAAGAGAATTTCAACAAATGCTCCGTAACGAGCTTGAATCCATCAAGGAGAGGCTAGATCGAGTGGAAGGAGGGCCAACACGAGAAGGAACCCCTCAAGGACTGAGAAGGGAGCGGGGGCGAGCAAGACCTTTTGTGGATGATCCCTTCGAGCCAAGCGAGGAGGAAAGTGACCAAGCATTGGATCCAAACGAAAGACGACGAGGTCAAAGGAATAGGGGTCCTAGAGATCGAGGCCAAGTTGATGATGATTTAAAAGGTATTAAACTATCCATTCCTCCCTTTCATGGGAAATCTGATCCGGAAGCCTATCTAGAATGGGAGAGAAAAATAGAGGTGATCTTTGAGTGTCACAACTACTCGGAGAGAAAAAAGGTGAAATTGCCGGCAATCGAGTTCTCCAATTACGCAATggtatggtgggatcaactcacaaCGAGTCGAAGAAGGAACGGGGAGCGGCCAATCTCATCTTGGACCGAAATGAAAGTCGTAATGCGTAAGCGATTTATACCCTCTTACTATTATCGTGAACTTTATCAAAAATTGCAGAATCTTACGCAAGGAAATCGAAGTGTGGAGGACTACTTCAAAGAAATGGAAATTGCCATGATTCGAGCAAACGTGGATGAAGATCGTGAAGCAACCATGGCTCGATTCTTAGCCGGCCTTAATCGTGACATAGCTAACGTGGTGGAACTTCAACACTATGtcgaagttgttgatatg GTGAGTAAACCCGTTGGTGAAACAAGCAAAGGTAAAGAAGTTGTCATGCCGAATCGATCACGAGAAATAAAGTGTTTCAAGTGTTTAGGGAGGGGCCATATTGCAAGTCAATGCCCTAACCGAACTAACATGATATTACGGGCTAATGGAGAGATCGAATCggaggaagatgatgatgaagaacCCGATGAAACCGTCGAAGAAGAAGATGAACTTGAATATGCTGTTGATGGCGAAATCCTTGTCATTAAACGAAGTCTTAGTCTTCAAAGCGTTGAAAATGAACAGCAAAGGGAGAACATTTTCCATACACGTTGCCATGTCCAAGGCAAGGTGTGCAGCTTGATCGTTGATGGCgggagttgtacaaatgtggccaGCACCTTAATGGTTGAAAAACTCGGCTTGCCAACAACTAAGCACCCTCAACCTTACAAACTTCAACGGCTTAATGATGGAGGGGAGTTGAAGGTAACTAAGCAAGTTTTGGTGCCGTTCACTATCGGAAAATATTTCGACAAAGTTTtatgcgacgtagtacctatgcATGCTGGTCATATGTTATTGGGTCGTCCATGGCAATTCGACCGTAAAGCTATTCATGATCGTTTTACAAACCACTACACTTTCAAGTTTGAAGGCAAGAATGTCACCTTAGTCCCGATGACACCGAGGCAGGTTTATGAAGACCAATTGAAGTTAAGAGAGTCTTTTGAAAAATTTcgagagaatgaaaaagaaagcgAAAAACACActgagaaaagaaagaaaaacttttGA